The segment TTAGAACGTTTCTGTATAGAGCATATTATCATAGGACATCCCTTTGGGGTATCCAATTGCCTCGACAGTAGGATATTTAGAACGAGTCTGTGTGTAGAGCATATTATCAAAGGACATCTCCTTAGCGTATCCAATTGCCTCCTCTGTCTACTTGGAGAGGAACCACGTTATATCGCTTCGCTACACAGTTCAACAAGAAGCTAGAGGTCTACTGTTCATGATCCCATGTCTGTTCACTGGGGCAGAGAACTCCCATCTGACTACGTACTGGGAACAACCTGGGAGGTTATGCATCTCCATTCTGCTTGTTGTGCTATGTCTTGAACATAGTAATGGGATCCTAAGTCTTAGGATGACTCTAATAGCCCCTCGTGGCCCCAAGCCGAGTGGTCAAGAGAGATCCCACCTTGCCACAAGCTTCTCCGCCAGTCTTGTGTGGAAAGATACCACCAATCAGTAGGATCTTTATCTCTTCATATCTAGAGTCTGTCCAGTATTTCTTTTGAGCGAGAGGATCTTCGTCAGCTGTATCCAAGATGAGCCTACTGCTGCTGTGATTGGTGACATTGAAGGGATTTCTCTCCACTCAGAATTTATTTTCAGTAGATAAAGACCGTCTGGATCTTTTTCAGAacagaggaatttctttctgtttttttaccaGCGAGGGCCTACAGGGCTGGCTTATAATTACGgtcagtccccagttatcgacgTACTCAGTTAATGGGGATCCGGTTGTATTGTGCTTGTCCAGTGGGCACGattaaccagttattggcaccattaactggttatcggcacattgcagtttcagttaatggcagctttcgcttatcagcaccccaccgagAACAGAACCCATTGATAAGTGAAAACCGTCATTAACTGGAAACGATATGGCATAAGCGCTGATAACTGGtaaatggcgcctctgttaggtatgttatggcgccaataactggaacttGGCGCATTATGCCGctataaatcactgattttgtggcactagacaagtgccataaaatcagAATGCCATTAACCGTGTCTGCCGATAATTGGGGACAGCCTGCAGTTCATCTGAAGATGTGGACATCACCTCTCCTTGGGAATTCTGTATGCTGTTCAATTGCCTTACTGTAAACTGACTTTGGAAAGTTTCCTTCGACCATGGCTTCATTGGAAGAgttggagagctccatggtcAGGCTTATGATGTAAACTCTTAAGGGGTTAGGGGTCAGTAGCTTTCGAATTTGGCCCGGAATTCGTGGCTAATACCCAGAATCCCTCGGTTTATGGTGACAGATCAGCCTCCTTTTCCGTTCCTTAAGGTGTGAAGTTTGTTATCACCAACCTTCAAGAGTTTTGGCTTTGATGCATCAAAGGACTGCATTGTTACCTGAAGGGCTCATCAACTAGAGCATAGGTGCTGTAGACTTTGTTAGCACAAACCAGGCCAATAAAGAGGTGTCCTAGAATACCCTTTCGTTTATCTACACGAAGCGATTAGGCAAGCCTACTCCTCATCATCAAGTTCTATCACCAATTCATTGCATGCAGAAGCTCATAACACTAGAAGAATAGGTTCCTCCTGGGTATTAAGAACTTATCTGTtcgaggattttgaatgctggttcctgacTGGTTTCTACCTGAAGGATGTtacccatagatccttggatattttttccttgggaccagtgGTTGCTGTTCGACaagtgtaactcatccagtgccCTTGGTGGGActttgtatcttgcctaagatgattgtgtggagtaGAGAATAAGCGAGATGATtggtctcttttctttcttttttctcctttcttcatacCTATGGGCGGGCAGTTTGAAGAATTGACACATCACACAttggaactggcttgatgcagtCGAGTGTTGCAGCCATACTGTTACAACACTTTTTATGTTCCTTAAAACATACAATCTGctgcttctcagtagcttcaATTCCTCTTTCCAGCAAGGGCattgaggagtggtgacaaacccatTTCTTGTGACCAACATGGTTTGCTGCTTGAACAGATAAGTAGTTCTTTTTGACTTCTTTTTATGCAATGAATCTGGAAGTGTTTCATTGTATTTAAACCCAGTGGACTGATTGTTAGATATCCACATATGTAACATCTCAAAAGGCTTAGGTCCTCCTCTTTAGAATTCTTATTTCTAAGAAGAATGATCAGtcggttcaggattctcatacctcctTATAAGTGTGAGTCTATCTtactgttaagaccaaaggtttgttctgtatatgaacaaatgacacattttcaattaatttatattttacatagctAACAAACCAGAGGTCATAACGTTGACTGCCCTCATCTAACCACCCCTCTTATGTACATAGGCTACCAGCAGTGCCTTTCAGCTCTTGATAAACCCACTGTGCCATTcatctgtttttctctctctctctctctccccctgatGAATATTTTAGGCCCACCCTTTCCAGTGCATCTTCCATGCCTTCTATCCAGCCATTGCAAGGTTGTCTTCTCCTTCCTCTGACTAACACGTCAGAATCATGTGCTGTTTTCACTAGATAGGCTAGTGACTGAACCATCTCAAAATACTGTGATGCATACTTTCATCCAAACCAACCTTTTTAACACTTATCCATATCTGCACATTTCTCACCCTATCAATTCTTACACTGCTACAGTTGATAAGGTAATTTAATAATCTTATCAAATACTGGAAGTGCAATGCAGTCATAGGCATCCAGGATAAATTTTTCCAAAGTACCACTTCATGTGAGGATATGAGAAAATAGATAAACTTGCTAAAAATAGCAGCAGAAAGATTTCTTAGGGGATATTCAATCTTAAGACCTACTAAGTATTGAAAAATAGTAAATGATATTTGACAATTATAGGGAAACTTGTTGGTTTCAAATAAAAGGAAACATtgcaaaagtaatttttattgtagtgtcttaccgaacaattatagagccgtgatttccacgagcggcaggatactaaattcaaatttagcgcgtcggcgtcgccaacactggtggtgatgacgtcatctccctccactcgcgggagaaccaggtacaactgcccaggtgaatccaattcttttcctgccggcgccCGGTGAACATCgatggtcggtgcggttggatgactgcttcgcttttttcttgtggatttgatcttcggaattggtgaagtactcttttttggcgttgttgttattttgcttattatttaggcgttgccatgtcggattctagtccgtcgggagttaggttttgcatctcaggatgtaaaactagattatccaagttagaatatgattctcacactaaatgtgttaagtgtaggggacaggtttgttcagcagatcgaacatgtaacgagtgtagtgattggactgattctcaatggaagttttttagttcatactcggagaaattagctaaagacagaattagaaaagcagcacttagggaaagtagacttagctctgcttcgtcttgcgatgcttctgttccttctgtttctcctcaaattgttatgtctcctttaactacacctcctattcctcctactaatcccacttctccggcttcccgtgtagtttcttcgacaccattgccagtctggaatcgaggttagatcagaaattttcggtactagcgaatacggttttgcaacttggtaattcagttaagacgtttttggagaaagcggcttcaggtaagagtgtagttgagggtgcgtctgtctgtcctgacacgtctcctagacaaaggtcactgtccagctcccccgcaccggggagaagacataccggaagtccaagggagtcgatcgggatttgcccacagacaggcgcctctcttgttgagcctgttgcgcctcaacagggctcggttaagcgttggaaaggtgttgcggtcagacgcctttcgaatgattcaagcgattcgtctccggtcgcgcggcgctcttggcgagattcgcccgtttcgcgtcccttaaagaggcgttcaggcgccgattcttcgcctcctccagtcaagcggtataaggagcctgagagtagggttgctccgcggccgttagcggctcgttcgtcgcctcaatctgtgcctttttcggctccatctactagtagagattgtggttttagcgctgtagctagcagttctaagggtgtttctttaggcgctttttcgtttttctctgttacgcctgatgcgcctgtttcgcctcgaatttcggcggctcagagcgaggcgcaagtagtttttccgcctcctgctgaacatttaggctcttccaagcctatgttaactgtttttgattcgtctctggcgcctttgcgcaagcagttagagatgttaaccaactggatgaatgagtccaagggtggttcgaaaccttcagatccggttgtagttccgtctacttcttcggcggtatcggagaatgaagaagaagtagaggaggaggattctcatcacctctcgtgttattcacgtctccttagatttcttctggtatcttatccagattattttgagaaagcggctccgcgctccccaacttcgacttttttgatgaggaggaaaacttcagaccctctcctcccaaaacttgttctatctaaagcggttagacattcgttgaaagagactgaaaaatggatgtctatgaaaagagacttagggaaggctctttttgcttaccctccctctaagttgcttcgtaagaggtataggttttatgtaactggggaagctccttctctgggagtttctgcctcctcccagggagacttctccagtttaatcgactcctctagaagatctgctttcgccgcagcgaaagttttctttacagcgcctgagttggaccacgttgtaaagaatcaatttaaacttttggaagtctttagcttccttgattggactattggcgctttagcggccaagatcgaagattgtccttctctttctcaggagttagcggaggattggattggtgttctgtcctgtgcggacaaatccattagggatggatgtgattagttagcttcgctcatcgcctttggtacccttaagaaaaggcaactttggtgctcctttgcttctaaaagggttacttcccaacagaagtctgctctcttgtttgctccgtttgtgaaagataacctctttccagacgatgtagtgttgtcaatttcgtctgcgctagataagaaatctacttcggatttactggcacagtctactaagagacctaaagctcctgtggagactgttccttcggtttctcctctggcccaagtgccttttcgagggagaaaacccaagcgcttctttcggccgaagtcgaatttgcgacctcagtctaaggcctcggccaaggttaacaaaccttccaaatgaaagctcggttcttcatgcaccagtgggagccaggctggctatgttttgggaggaatgggaaaacagaggagcagaagcctgggtagtgcaagtactcaagttcggctatcgtattcctctcgtttcacctccctcgctctcacctgtgccaattccattccaggcatactctccgggctcagacaaatttctggcgctagccgcagaagtggaagcgcttgttctcaaagaagcgatagaacagatagaaggggattttctccaggcttttacaatcgcctttttgtagttcccaagtcatcagggggctggaggctggttttggatgtgagcgccctgaacttgcatgtccagaaaacaaaatttcatatggagaccactcggtcggttctggagtccatcagacagggggattggatggtctctctggacatgcaagactcttattttcacattccgatacatcgcgaatctcggaagtacctgaggttcatgttcgaaggcaaggtgtttcagtttcgggcgctttgcttcggactagcgaccgctcctcaagttttcaccagggttctatccccgataggaagctggctgcacatattaggagtaagaatctccctctatctggacgattggcttctccagtcggaatcagagagtcggtgcatgaaggaccttggaacaactctggatcttgccagaaagttaggaattctggtcaacaaacagaagtcccagttggttccatctcagagcatcttttatttggggatgattctgaatgctcaagtttttcgggcttttctgtccccgaagagggttcaaggctgtctggagacagttcaggagttcttggacaaaaaggtaagttctgccaatcagtggatgaggctcctgggcaaattgacgtcagtggagaaatttgtgacgttgggaagactgcacatgagacctctgcagtttttcctgagagcctcttggtgcaggaagacacaaccagactcgattacctttcctgtcacagatcaaataaaagaggacctaaggtggtggctctctcgagcaaggttggaagaagggttagatttacgacccatcctcccgaacctacagttcttttccgacgcatcggacacaggttgggtagccctactgggaaatcaacggacttcaggagcttggtcggagaaggagaagaagttccacataaatgtaaaggaactgttagcaattttcttggggctcagacagtttcggagtttagtagaaggtcgagtagtggcagtgcattccgacaactccacggctctctcgtacgtgcggaaacagggggggactcagtctttctctctgtacgaagtagccaaggatctcctcctgtggtcaaacgaagcgaaggttcagctagtcccgagatttgttccgggaaagatgaacgttctggcggacgagttaagtcgtcaacagcaagtgttacctctggagtggactttggacaacaagatttgtcagaaactttggagcctttggggacgaccgtcaatagacctgttcgcgacatcaaggaacaaccgtcttcctctcttttgttctccagtcccagatcctctagcttggtcggtggacgcaatgctgttggattggtcgggtctggaagcttatgcattccctccgttcggtctaataagagaggtgctgaacaagttcatgtcgcacagcaatgtaacactaacgttaatcgctcccttttggcccaggaaagagtggttcccggacctcctccagttgttagtagacttccccagacttcttcctccagagaagtggcttctcaaacaaccgcacttcaagaggttccaccaaaacttgtccgctctagctctgacagggttcagactgtccggaatcttgtcagagcgaaaggattttcaagaagagctgcagaagctatcgctcgttgtaggagagagtcttctaacaaactctatcaagggaagaggagaatcttcagagagtggtgtagaagtgctaaagtctctacttctgcgacctctttaacagaaatagcagattttcttctatttcttaggaactctaagaaactggctccttcgacgatcagaggatatagagccatgctctcttcggtttttcgacatcgaggtttggatatttcctccaattcagatctgtcggacctcattaggtctttcgaaaccactaagctcccgcaagatacagtgacttggaacttagatgtggtgctgaagttcctcatggggccaccgtttgagcctttgaagtcggcttcactcaggaacttgactaagaaggcactttttcttattgcactagcttctgctaagcgtgtcagcgaattgcacgctatagacaaaagagtcggtttctctcaaggcaatgctgtattttcggtatctttgacctttctagccaaaaatgagaatccttctaatccttggccgaggagttttgtggtaaggaacttatctgatttggttggacatgaggaggaagaaaggctcttatgtccagtcagggctattaagcagtatctgtttgccactaagggtattagaggacaatcttctaagctctggacctcggttcaaaatccctctcgtcctctttctaagaatgctatatcgttctttattagagagcttatcagggaagctcactcgcagtccgagaacgacaatctttccgttctgagagttaaagctcacgaggttagagcagtggcaacttctttagcattcagaaagaatttatctttagcttcgattcttcagagcacgttctggagatcgaattcggtttttgcgagtcattatctcaaagagatagaaacggttttcgagaattgtaaaacgttaggtccggtggcggtttctggcatggtgttgggagaaacggcacaggggtcgtcacctctatgctaacttttcaccttgaataggttgtcgagttcaagggaagctgggggtactgagtacctgggatactcaccagtctgttaggtcagattttacaatggttgggtatatatgtttttaaatctggtgttggtgacaaatgttttgtatgattgaatttctggtcttagcccagggcaagggcaatctttgttgttactatcctccgtcagtcagccttgactcgcttgaactacggaaggattccactcctgtagaggctaactttggtcaaattccaattcctctacaatagtaagaagagcaccgaccagaggcagtaacagtctgctgtagctctcttacaaggtaaggtacaacagacaccttgagtgtttactggtattgcaataaatgtaaccatttaaaaatactagtggtccactgaatcccaccttcccataaatgtgtaatcagctctataattgttcggtaagacactacaataaaaatgaaattttcattattaaaatgaagttttattgtatacttaccgaacaattatgattatacccaccctcctccccttaggtggacggacgggcagaaagaattggattcacctgggcagttgtacctggttctcccgcgagtggagggagatgacgtcatcaccaccagtgttggcgacgccgacgcgctaaatttgaatttagtatcctgccgctcgtggaaatcacggctctataattgttcggtaagtatacaataaaacttcattttaataatgaaaatttcatgtttCCCAGAGTACAGCAGTATGCTCAGGCAGTGGTAAGTTGCTCTTTGTCATTTGTAGAATTAAAGGAAGCAGTTTTGTTTGTGGTATTGTTTGCAGTGATTAGCTAATCTGGTTGAGTGTAACACACATGTTGATCATATGCTTTAGTTTTGGAGATCCAAGACTGATTTCTCTTTGGGGTTTGTGTTGGGATTGGCAGCAAGTTCCAGGGAGGAATGGAAATATGACTTAGgtggaaatttaaatttttggcAGAGTTTCTATAACAGATGGAAGTTTAATGATTATGAGTCAGAATATAATACTTGTTCTTTTTAGCTGAAATTCTAGttatcaatttttgttttgttttgcagtaGCTTGCATTCTGCAGCAAAATAAATTGTAACATTTAAGTCTTAGCATATTATgcattttcttttagtatttttatttttctttcaaatatatattgaGATTTATGATctgtacagattttttttatgtgctatTCAGTCAATGACCCAGGTAGTCACAACACCCTACATAGCCTCAATTGCTTTCCCAGAAAACATAAGCAGATTATCAACTTCAATAACCCTCAATTATTTTCCCAGCAACTGTAAGCAGATTTTCAACTTCAATAAGGCAGCTGTTTTCACTTTATATGATTGCATAGTACTGTCATTTTTTAAAACAGGTTTTATATATTGTAGGTAGCAACAATTCCCATATGCCAAGTTTAACCCTGGTGACCTTGTGATTGATGAAGGTGCATCTGCTCTGTtgaaaagttttttgtttgtggGTGAGAATGAGAAAAGTGTTGCTTCTTACCATAGGGTCACTTATTACCCTTGAAGACCAATGTATAAgtggttttttgttttgtacCAAAGCAAAAGGCTTTAGGACAGTAATGGTTTTATTGTAAATCACCGtttctttgaaataatttttttgtagatAATGTAAGTTTTAATTTATGTCCTGTGAAGAGTTTtacaatttttcttaattttaatacattcattttatgtatttacaGGAATGTTATGAAGAACATAGAAGATGATACATTGCTACTGGTGTTAGGTGACCATGGCATGACCAGAACTGGTGATCATGGAGGAGATTCTGTTGATGAAATTACTGCTGCCCTTTTTGCATACAGCCATTCTCTTAACATTCCATTGCCCTTACAACATCAGTCTGTCCCGTTCCCAGTGGCACAAGTTGACTTAATCCCTACTCTAGCACTGGCCTTAGGAGTTCCAATACCTTATTCAAACTTGGGAAGGGTTATAGAAGATCTTCTTATTACTGTGAATCACACTTTTGAGGAAGCTGCTCATCATCAGGTTTTTAGCCTTGAATTAAATGTGCATCAGGTAGCAAACtatttagaggaatataggaagCATGGCAGCGAGTTTCCTGATGACATGTGGCAGAGGCTAgaatttttaagtgaaaaaataTCACGTGATCTCCACGAATTGCCTCTAGACAAGCAAAAGCAAGTGTTTGTGGAGTATCTTACTTTGGCAAAGTTGATGTGTGAGGAAGTTTGGGCTAAGTTCAGTATGACAGGAATGACTAGCGGTCTTCTTCTTATGGTTGCTGTAATTACTTTGGCTTATCTTGTTTTGTCTAGTGAAGTAATGGCTGATGACGAGATGTGTATTGTTAAtcgtattttttatattactctcTTTGTAAATGCCttgtttgttttctcattttatatTAGTGTCGTCATTCTGGGATTAGTTGCCTTTTTAGTGTtggcaatatttttatattttcataggaGTAGGTTTTCGAATATATTTGCTAAAATTGATCTTTTGGAAATCATTCCATTATTTATTGCCCTCTCTGTATGTTTAGGAACGTTTTCTAATAGTTATGTTGTTGTAGAAAATTATGTTACAGCATTTCTCTTAGTATCAGTTGTAACAGTGCAAGTTTTCTCAAGTTTTATGAagcaacaaaaaaagaaatctgtTTATGGTTTACCAAGCAAACTAGTGAAGTGGGCAAGTAATTATTGGGGCCTTATGAGCATTTCATCTCTTCTGGTAGTATTAGTTTGTGTACGCATTAGTTCATGGTTTTGGAAGTGTCGTGAGGAACAACCGTGGTGTATACCAGGTCATGTACATACAACCTTAGCTGGTCTTCCTCAGGTTATGAGGAATTGGCGCTACTTCACCAGTGTTTTTTCACTTATTCTACTAACATGGTTACCTCGTCGATGGCTAATGATGTGTGGTAACTTGAATGGATCAAAATTAGGTGTAGTCTTAGTAAGGAAAGTGCCTGTGATTTGTAGTATACTAGTAGCAAGTCATTGGGCTTTACAAGCTGTGCCATCATTGCAGGGATCTCCCTTAAGGATGTATGTTGTATTACCACCgttgttaacatatttttttgCAGTATTCCTCATGGCACTCCTTTTCTTTGTTCCTCTGTTGATTTATGAAGTTCCTCCCAGAAAGGATGATATAGGGCCAGTGACAGAGAACCCATATAATTGTATACCTCAGCTGTATCATAGCTTGAAAGCAAAGTATAGCACTGACAATCCAAAGAGACAAAGCATTCCCATTGTTTACGGCCTTGCAACTGCTGTGTCTGCCCCATTGGTTGGTACTCTAATTGTGTTGCTCATTGTTATTGTGCTATTGGCTGGTGATGGTGTATCACCAGGTATCCTCCTCCTAGTAGGAACTACAGTAGCATGTCTTAGTGCGCAAGCTGCTTCAACATGGATGAATGCAGATTCCTTAGGTAAGGATAAATTTGAATTTCTGAGTtttggtaatttatttattttaattaatatacaaGTACTACAGCTGTGATAGTATCATCAAACCCTAATACTATTTTACAAATGCTTATGCTTCTTTGGCAGGTGCAATAGATTAGTCAAATTTAAAAGAACAACTGATGATTACGCAACCTGTTGTGAGCAATGACCCTGCAGCTGATTCCAACCCCATGCAGATGGGGATTCTGTCATTTGGGGCACATGGGACATGTAAAAATTAAGGCAAAGCTCTGATTAACAGTGATGAGTTCTAAAACAGTGGCCCGTAATCTTTGGCAGCTTGTAAATAGTCAAGGATTGCCAAAATTCTCTTGAcagaatgagaaataaaaaaaaaaataaaaaaaattcagtgaagGTAGATAAAGAGAATTAGGAAATAAGGCCTGGAAGGTTGGGAAATGTTATCAAGAAGAGTGAGTTTGTGTTGTACAAGAAGGATATAAATGAACAAGTACCACTTTAGTATGTTTCAATAGGG is part of the Macrobrachium nipponense isolate FS-2020 chromosome 6, ASM1510439v2, whole genome shotgun sequence genome and harbors:
- the LOC135216017 gene encoding GPI ethanolamine phosphate transferase 3-like isoform X2; its protein translation is MLGDDTWGGLFPGRFNRAFLYPSFNVMDLHTVDNGVISHLDEELARDDWDIIIAHFLGVDHCGHRYGPDHPEMELKLLQMNEMIKNVMKNIEDDTLLLVLGDHGMTRTGDHGGDSVDEITAALFAYSHSLNIPLPLQHQSVPFPVAQVDLIPTLALALGVPIPYSNLGRVIEDLLITVNHTFEEAAHHQVFSLELNVHQVANYLEEYRKHGSEFPDDMWQRLEFLSEKISRDLHELPLDKQKQVFVEYLTLAKLMCEEVWAKFSMTGMTSGLLLMVAVITLAYLVLSSEVMADDEMCIVNRIFYITLFVNALFVFSFYISVVILGLVAFLVLAIFLYFHRSRFSNIFAKIDLLEIIPLFIALSVCLGTFSNSYVVVENYVTAFLLVSVVTVQVFSSFMKQQKKKSVYGLPSKLVKWASNYWGLMSISSLLVVLVCVRISSWFWKCREEQPWCIPGHVHTTLAGLPQVMRNWRYFTSVFSLILLTWLPRRWLMMCGNLNGSKLGVVLVRKVPVICSILVASHWALQAVPSLQGSPLRMYVVLPPLLTYFFAVFLMALLFFVPLLIYEVPPRKDDIGPVTENPYNCIPQLYHSLKAKYSTDNPKRQSIPIVYGLATAVSAPLVGTLIVLLIVIVLLAGDGVSPGILLLVGTTVACLSAQAASTWMNADSLGDVMKPSWSSVCTWFMLSLHFFYSTGHHATFPSLHWSAAFVGFEGQWGSSNVIPAILVGFNTFSAQIIFAFSLPLIVLCPLSFGVVFPKLRNSRLEGEDTRQGEFLFVEDRKIAASSLLFTSVLYIILHAIKVLFSAASAFILRRHLMVWKIFAPHFIFDAVSFIVTSFFVPLGVLFTLRIIDVLDMFGVYLRHKYS
- the LOC135216017 gene encoding GPI ethanolamine phosphate transferase 3-like isoform X1 translates to MALGVGNCQVLVLILCIGELLTVGILLFSHGFLLTRQVVDKKSTCKDIEDLTLHMKNYTRLKNSNDCWTAPIFKKAVILLIDALRYDFALYNSSIKDPRPYQNKMEVFESIIKSHPMHARLYPFVADAPTTTMQRLKGLTTGSLPTFIDASQNFASEEINEDNIVDQLVGCGKKITMLGDDTWGGLFPGRFNRAFLYPSFNVMDLHTVDNGVISHLDEELARDDWDIIIAHFLGVDHCGHRYGPDHPEMELKLLQMNEMIKNVMKNIEDDTLLLVLGDHGMTRTGDHGGDSVDEITAALFAYSHSLNIPLPLQHQSVPFPVAQVDLIPTLALALGVPIPYSNLGRVIEDLLITVNHTFEEAAHHQVFSLELNVHQVANYLEEYRKHGSEFPDDMWQRLEFLSEKISRDLHELPLDKQKQVFVEYLTLAKLMCEEVWAKFSMTGMTSGLLLMVAVITLAYLVLSSEVMADDEMCIVNRIFYITLFVNALFVFSFYISVVILGLVAFLVLAIFLYFHRSRFSNIFAKIDLLEIIPLFIALSVCLGTFSNSYVVVENYVTAFLLVSVVTVQVFSSFMKQQKKKSVYGLPSKLVKWASNYWGLMSISSLLVVLVCVRISSWFWKCREEQPWCIPGHVHTTLAGLPQVMRNWRYFTSVFSLILLTWLPRRWLMMCGNLNGSKLGVVLVRKVPVICSILVASHWALQAVPSLQGSPLRMYVVLPPLLTYFFAVFLMALLFFVPLLIYEVPPRKDDIGPVTENPYNCIPQLYHSLKAKYSTDNPKRQSIPIVYGLATAVSAPLVGTLIVLLIVIVLLAGDGVSPGILLLVGTTVACLSAQAASTWMNADSLGDVMKPSWSSVCTWFMLSLHFFYSTGHHATFPSLHWSAAFVGFEGQWGSSNVIPAILVGFNTFSAQIIFAFSLPLIVLCPLSFGVVFPKLRNSRLEGEDTRQGEFLFVEDRKIAASSLLFTSVLYIILHAIKVLFSAASAFILRRHLMVWKIFAPHFIFDAVSFIVTSFFVPLGVLFTLRIIDVLDMFGVYLRHKYS